A genomic window from Cotesia glomerata isolate CgM1 linkage group LG7, MPM_Cglom_v2.3, whole genome shotgun sequence includes:
- the LOC123269514 gene encoding uncharacterized protein LOC123269514, which yields MATYIIAALLSCLNIDCASVNFSHVTIHRAREKFRKEAALNLKTNLETDNYVLHFDGKLLSDITGTEQVDRLPIILSSSGKFQLLGVPKLESGTGQNQASAIIKTVKQWDINTDNIKALCSDTTASNTGIRNGACVLVEKALSRKLLYLPCRHHIFEIVLRSAFEVYWPASSGPNVPIYQRFKKKWDEIDQSNFTAGICDKKVLEVITPIKDEILKFVNNQIEMDHCRDDYRELLELSLIFLGTTTTNITFKHPGVVHHARWMAKAIYSLKIFLFRNEFHLIKSEIDGLRELCLFIIIFYLKAWFTAPCAITAPNNDLTLIKELISYERFNNSLSQTCSQKLADHLWYLNNELSVLSLFDKNVSVGTKKRIVHALKNCKANETTTNRFIIDKKNLESLLNKDLSQFMSMRSINIFESFDLSYEFIDEDVTLWPQNPNFLENLEYFGKLQVVNDVAERGVALIEQYNRCLTKDEEQLQYLLHVVTEHRKQYPNCNKSNFIKL from the exons ATGGCGACTTACATTATTGCTGCTTTATTATCTTGCTTGAACATTGATTGTGCAAGCGTAAACTTTAGTCATGTGACTATTCACCGAGCAAGGGAAAAATTCCGGAAAGAAGCGGCGTTAAATCTGAAGACTAATCTGGAAACTGACAATTATGTACTACATTTTGATGGAAAACTGTTATCAGATATTACAGGTACAGAACAAGTTGACCGGCTTccgattattttatcatcatcaggTAAATTTCAACTGTTAGGAGTTCCTAAACTAGAATCTGGGACTGGACAAAACCAAGCTTCAGCTATTATTAAAACAGTAAAACAATGGGATATTAATACTGACAACATCAAAGCATTGTGTTCTGATACTACGGCGTCAAATAcgg gaaTCAGAAATGGTGCGTGTGTATTAGTAGAAAAGGCTCTTAGTAGAAAACTGTTGTACTTGCCATGCCGAcaccatatttttgaaattgttctTCGAAGTGCATTTGAAGTATACTGGCCTGCTTCGTCTGGCCCAAACGTTCCAATTTATCAGAGATTTAAAAAGAAGTGGGATGAAATTGACCAATCAAACTTTACGGCTGGTATTTGTGACAAAAAAGTTTTGGAAGtaataacaccaatcaaagatgagattttgaaattcgttaataatcaaatagaa atggaTCATTGTCGAGACGATTACCGTGAACTTCtggaattatcattaatatttttgggtactactaccacaaatattacatttaagcATCCTGGAGTGGTCCATCATGCAAGGTGGATGGCtaaagcaatatatagtttaaaaatttttttattcagaaatgaaTTTCATCTTATTAAATCGGAAATAGATGGATTACGAgaactttgtttatttatcataatattctatttaaaagcttGGTTCACTGCGCCGTGTGCTATAACAGCacctaataatgatttaactttgattaaagaattaatttcatatgaaagatttaataatagtCTTTCACAGACATGCTCACAAAAATTAGCCGATCACTTGTGGTATTTAAACAACGAGCTGTCTGTTTTATCTctctttgataaaaatgtttcagttggaacaaaaaaaagaatagttCATGCTCTTAAAAACTGTAAAGCCAATGAAACTACAACAAATCGCTTTATAatagataagaaaaatttagagtcattattaaataaagatcttagtcaatttatgTCTATGAGATCgattaatatatttgaatcGTTTGATTTGTCGTATGAGTTCATTGATGAGGATGTTACTTTGTGGCCTCAGAATCCGAATTTCTTAGAAAACTTGGAGTATTTCGGGAAACTTCAAGTTGTGAATGATGTAGCAGAACGCGGCGTGGCATTGATAGAGCAGTATAATCGATGCTTAACGAAAGATGAAGAACAGCTTCAATATTTGTTGCATGTAGTGACAGAACATAGAAAACAATAtcctaattgcaataaaagtaattttataaaactgtaa
- the LOC123269357 gene encoding uncharacterized protein LOC123269357: MQIQRSLQFLVMGLGKKEVLILYLAKNGKMEVDAVVEMFCRSVEKHGVKYVKYIGDGDTKTFKGILDMDPYDGNPLVEIKECVGHVQNMYCPPGAESWCAWQKAASEDTLEEFQHDNVPLCDKVLEIIKPIYDSLSSEELLTRCLGSETQNNNESLNSLIWTFAPKHIHSGPKIIEIATFLAVCIFNEGFIPILKMMTLMGMKIGPEAHSFAVRRDNARIERSEIRTSNASKEARTARLEERNAENSFFEVEEGLMYEAGMAD; encoded by the coding sequence ATGCAAATCCAACGGAGTTTACAGTTTCTGGTGATGGGACTTGGAAAAAAAGAGGTTTTAATTCTCTATTTGGCAAAAAATGGCAAGATGGAAGTAGATGCTGTTGTGGAGATGTTCTGTAGATCAGTTGAAAAACACGGAGTGAAATACGTAAAATATATTGGCGATGGTGATACAAAGACATTCAAAGGCATACTCGATATGGATCCTTATGATGGTAACCCATTGGTAGAAATAAAAGAATGCGTAGGTCACGTACAGAATATGTATTGCCCACCTGGTGCGGAGAGTTGGTGTGCGTGGCAAAAAGCTGCATCTGAGGATACCTTAGAGGAGTTTCAGCATGATAATGTTCCTCTGTGTGATAAAgttttagaaattataaaaccaATTTATGACAGTTTATCATCAGAGGAATTATTAACTCGATGTTTAGGTTCTGAAACTCAAAACAATAATGAGTCTCTAAACTCATTGATTTGGACTTTCGCGCCGAAACATATTCATTCTGGACCTAAGATAATTGAAATAGCAACATTTCTCGCTGTttgcatttttaatgaaggtttcattccaattttaaaaatgatgacCCTTATGGGAATGAAAATTGGGCCGGAAGCTCATTCATTTGCTGTGAGACGAGACAACGCCCGGATTGAACGCTCCGAAATACGTACATCCAACGCTTCAAAGGAGGCCAGAACTGCTCGATTGGAAGAGAGAAACGcagaaaatagtttttttgaagTAGAAGAAGGTCTGATGTATGAAGCAGGAATGGCAGATTGA